The Burkholderia pyrrocinia genome has a segment encoding these proteins:
- the fliH gene encoding flagellar assembly protein FliH — MSDSASDRAGTLTAYQRWEMASFDPPPPPPPPDDAAAAAAALAEELQRVRDAAHAEGHAAGHVEGQALGYQAGFEQGRAQGFEAGLADVREQAAQLAALAASFREAVSTAEHDLASDIAQLALDIAQQVVRQHVKHDPAALVAAVRDVLAAEPALSGAPHLAVNPADLPVVEAYLQDDLDTLGWTVRTDASIARGGCRAHAATGEVDATLPTRWQRVAAAIGKVSTW; from the coding sequence ATGTCTGATTCGGCGAGCGATCGCGCGGGCACCCTCACCGCCTACCAGCGGTGGGAGATGGCGTCGTTCGACCCGCCGCCGCCCCCGCCGCCGCCCGACGACGCGGCCGCTGCCGCCGCCGCGCTCGCCGAGGAACTGCAGCGCGTGCGCGACGCCGCGCACGCCGAAGGCCATGCGGCCGGCCACGTCGAAGGTCAGGCGCTCGGCTACCAGGCCGGTTTCGAGCAGGGCCGCGCACAGGGGTTCGAAGCCGGCCTGGCCGATGTACGCGAACAGGCCGCGCAGCTTGCGGCGCTCGCCGCGTCGTTCCGCGAGGCCGTATCGACCGCCGAGCACGATCTCGCATCCGACATCGCGCAACTCGCGCTCGATATCGCGCAGCAGGTCGTACGCCAGCACGTGAAGCACGACCCGGCCGCGCTCGTCGCCGCCGTACGCGACGTGCTCGCAGCCGAACCCGCGCTGTCCGGCGCGCCGCATCTCGCGGTGAATCCGGCCGACCTGCCCGTCGTCGAAGCCTATCTGCAGGACGATCTCGATACGCTCGGCTGGACCGTGCGCACCGATGCGTCAATCGCGCGCGGCGGCTGCCGCGCGCACGCCGCGACCGGCGAAGTCGACGCGACGCTGCCCACGCGCTGGCAGCGCGTCGCCGCCGCGATCGGCAAGGTGAGCACGTGGTGA